In one Neobacillus sp. CF12 genomic region, the following are encoded:
- a CDS encoding TRAP transporter large permease: MDTNTIGIIILLSSFVILVLLRFPIALTLVASSLLTVIYMKIPLPVIGQQMVQGMNSFSLLAIPFFILTGQIMSEGGLATRIVNFASLLVGRIRGGLAMVNSVAALFFGNISGSAVADVSSVGSVMIPMMKKKGYEADYAVGVTIASAIQGVVVPPSHNLVLYSLAAGGVSIASLFMAGVVPGFIMLISLMITSYIIARKRGYGKADPVPKSQIGGILLHGLLSLSPAVIILGGIMSGWFTATESGALACLYSFILAFVIYREAPISSIWKILTRTMRTVSMVFFLIAASASFGWILAYLQIPAMVTDLFLSISDNPLIILLIINILLLLLGAPMDMAPMILIMTPILLPVVTSFGMDPVHFGIVLILNAGIGLLTPPVGTVLFVGCAIGKVSIQQGTKAMMPFFYALLVVLLIITYIPEVVMWLPNLLVK, from the coding sequence ATGGACACAAACACAATCGGAATTATTATCTTACTTTCAAGCTTTGTTATTCTAGTCCTACTTCGTTTTCCGATTGCTCTTACGCTTGTGGCATCATCCTTGCTAACAGTAATCTATATGAAAATTCCGCTGCCGGTTATTGGCCAGCAAATGGTTCAGGGGATGAACTCCTTTTCCCTGCTAGCGATCCCATTCTTTATCCTGACAGGACAAATTATGAGTGAAGGGGGACTGGCCACAAGGATCGTAAATTTTGCGAGTTTACTAGTGGGAAGAATACGCGGTGGACTTGCAATGGTAAATAGTGTGGCGGCCTTGTTTTTTGGAAACATCTCAGGATCTGCCGTCGCAGACGTTTCATCCGTTGGGTCTGTCATGATTCCAATGATGAAAAAGAAAGGATACGAAGCAGATTATGCGGTAGGTGTTACCATTGCTTCGGCTATCCAAGGTGTAGTAGTACCACCAAGTCATAATCTTGTCCTTTACTCGTTAGCAGCTGGGGGCGTATCAATCGCCAGTCTATTTATGGCAGGTGTCGTTCCTGGATTCATTATGTTAATTTCTCTTATGATTACAAGCTATATTATTGCCAGAAAACGTGGATACGGTAAAGCAGATCCAGTGCCAAAATCACAAATCGGCGGCATTCTCTTGCACGGTCTTTTATCATTAAGTCCCGCAGTCATTATCTTAGGCGGAATCATGAGTGGCTGGTTTACGGCCACTGAGTCAGGTGCATTAGCGTGCTTATATTCTTTTATTCTAGCATTTGTCATCTATAGAGAAGCGCCAATCTCAAGTATTTGGAAAATACTCACAAGAACAATGCGAACGGTATCGATGGTATTTTTCTTAATTGCAGCATCTGCATCATTTGGATGGATACTGGCTTATTTGCAAATTCCCGCTATGGTAACCGACCTGTTCTTAAGTATTTCTGATAATCCACTTATCATTCTATTGATTATTAATATCTTATTACTGCTGCTTGGTGCGCCAATGGATATGGCACCAATGATTTTAATTATGACACCGATTCTTCTTCCGGTTGTTACGAGCTTTGGTATGGATCCTGTCCATTTCGGGATAGTCCTAATTTTAAACGCAGGAATAGGCTTATTGACACCGCCAGTTGGAACCGTTTTATTTGTCGGATGTGCGATAGGGAAGGTCTCGATCCAGCAAGGAACAAAAGCGATGATGCCATTTTTCTATGCTTTACTCGTAGTTCTGTTAATTATCACCTATATTCCAGAGGTTGTTATGTGGCTACCAAATCTGTTAGTCAAGTAA
- a CDS encoding SDR family oxidoreductase gives MTNLFDLTGKTAVAIGGNGVLGSAMAKGLAEHGAKVAIVGRNLETAEQVVKEIVENGGEAKAFSADVSSKDSLVQVANEIEQWSGGWDILLNAPGTNSPTPFFDLDMDEYDKIMDINLKGIVMTCQIFAKRMIEQERQGSIINISSVSSTTPLSRVFTYSVSKAGLNSVTQFLAREFATSGIRVNAIIPGFFPAEQNRKILDKERIESIMAHTPMERFGEAEELQGATVFLASDKASSFVTGALLRVDGGFGAMTI, from the coding sequence ATGACAAATTTATTCGATTTAACGGGGAAAACTGCGGTAGCAATTGGAGGAAATGGTGTATTAGGTTCAGCTATGGCGAAAGGCTTGGCTGAACACGGGGCTAAGGTTGCCATCGTCGGCCGTAACTTAGAAACTGCTGAACAGGTTGTGAAGGAAATCGTGGAAAATGGCGGCGAAGCAAAAGCATTCTCTGCAGACGTGAGCTCTAAGGATTCTTTAGTACAGGTTGCAAATGAGATCGAACAATGGTCTGGCGGCTGGGATATTCTTTTAAATGCACCAGGCACCAACAGCCCAACACCATTTTTTGATTTAGACATGGACGAGTACGATAAGATAATGGATATTAACTTAAAAGGAATCGTGATGACTTGTCAAATTTTTGCTAAACGAATGATTGAACAAGAAAGACAAGGAAGTATTATTAATATTTCATCTGTTTCTTCTACAACTCCATTATCAAGAGTATTTACGTATTCTGTTTCAAAAGCAGGACTTAATAGTGTAACTCAATTCCTAGCTCGTGAATTCGCTACTAGCGGAATTCGTGTAAATGCTATTATTCCAGGATTCTTCCCAGCGGAACAAAATCGAAAAATTTTAGACAAAGAAAGAATTGAATCCATCATGGCCCATACCCCTATGGAACGTTTTGGGGAGGCGGAAGAACTTCAAGGTGCTACCGTTTTTCTAGCGTCAGATAAAGCTTCAAGTTTTGTAACAGGTGCATTACTGCGCGTTGACGGTGGATTTGGAGCGATGACAATATAA
- the larB gene encoding nickel pincer cofactor biosynthesis protein LarB, which produces MLEEILEQVQKGTLSIAEAKDQLATFENLGFAKVDHHRKKRQGFPEVVYGEGKTAEQIISIIEALRARNNQVMVTRISAEKAEVVQRACPEFTYHEIAQILFWKEQKTNENTHGYIAIVAAGTSDLRVAEEAAVTAEILGSKVHRIYDVGVAGIHRLLSHAEEIQKATVSVVVAGMEGALPSVVGGLVSHPVIAVPTSVGYGANFNGLSALLTMLNSCASGISVVNIDNGFGGGYNAVLIHQLAQKGERNEDTLF; this is translated from the coding sequence ATGCTAGAAGAAATTTTAGAACAAGTTCAAAAAGGTACCCTCAGTATTGCTGAAGCAAAAGATCAATTAGCGACATTTGAGAATTTGGGATTCGCAAAAGTTGATCACCATCGGAAGAAGCGACAGGGCTTTCCCGAAGTAGTCTACGGTGAAGGGAAAACGGCTGAACAAATTATTTCTATTATTGAAGCATTAAGGGCAAGAAACAATCAAGTAATGGTCACAAGAATATCAGCAGAGAAAGCAGAAGTTGTCCAACGAGCTTGCCCCGAATTTACCTATCATGAAATCGCTCAGATTCTATTTTGGAAAGAGCAAAAAACAAATGAAAACACTCATGGATACATAGCTATTGTTGCGGCAGGAACCTCTGATCTACGGGTGGCAGAAGAAGCAGCCGTTACTGCAGAAATATTAGGAAGTAAAGTTCATCGAATTTACGATGTTGGCGTAGCTGGGATTCATCGGTTACTTAGTCATGCCGAAGAAATTCAAAAGGCAACGGTCTCTGTTGTGGTAGCTGGGATGGAAGGGGCTCTGCCGAGTGTCGTTGGAGGACTCGTTTCTCACCCGGTAATCGCCGTTCCGACGAGTGTTGGCTATGGAGCTAATTTTAATGGATTATCTGCTTTACTGACGATGTTAAATTCATGTGCTTCTGGCATTAGCGTTGTAAATATTGATAATGGTTTTGGCGGTGGGTATAACGCTGTATTAATTCATCAACTTGCACAAAAAGGGGAAAGAAATGAAGACACTTTATTTTGA
- a CDS encoding TRAP transporter small permease, translating into MDYIKKVFKAIDTIFEKFTLLFLVALIFVVTTQVMTRKLFNFVFFWSEEITLLLLAWFAFMAIAIGFREYIHLGIDSFTNLFPKSFNKVLDKIISASVFAFGFYLVVQGWEFTLLTSESTLPATKLPSSITYVAMPITGVMICGYSLLQFFNINTTRHKDMEEDL; encoded by the coding sequence TTGGATTACATCAAAAAGGTGTTTAAAGCTATAGACACTATTTTCGAGAAATTCACTTTACTATTTTTGGTTGCACTAATTTTTGTTGTTACCACGCAAGTCATGACCCGGAAATTATTTAATTTTGTATTCTTTTGGTCCGAAGAAATTACACTGCTACTGTTAGCTTGGTTTGCCTTTATGGCGATTGCAATAGGCTTTAGGGAGTATATCCATTTGGGGATTGATTCATTTACCAATCTATTTCCTAAAAGTTTTAATAAAGTCCTAGATAAGATTATTAGTGCATCGGTATTTGCTTTTGGTTTTTACCTCGTAGTCCAGGGGTGGGAATTTACATTGTTGACGTCGGAATCAACTCTTCCGGCAACAAAACTTCCTAGTAGTATCACCTATGTAGCAATGCCCATCACAGGTGTTATGATTTGTGGTTACTCGCTCCTGCAATTCTTTAATATTAACACAACAAGACATAAGGATATGGAGGAGGATTTATAA
- a CDS encoding ROK family protein has protein sequence MITGDASYIKKINRSLIISKIIEHGTISRADLAKITGLNKATISVQAADLLEEQLIIETQQEHKNLGRRPIMLSINHLAGYALGIDLDHSAITFTLSDLSGTSLHTQSMELETTDYNTILELLAKQISHFKQKCSHAPYGLIGVVIGIHGIVNNDETIYFVPHHQWHNKDLKSDLINETGVNIFIENNANLCSFAEIVYKHYHSENLLSVSLYSGIGLGIMVKSKLLKGCDGYAGEIGHMIIVPDGLPCRCGNLGCWEQYASESSFMKLLSTTQNKANVTYEDLRDWFTVQDPVTDRLMKDYIKFLSYGLNNIINLYNPEILVINSELLRLYPNALEEIKAHLTSTVGQYRKLLISEFGKNACSMGACALAIKNFLEVKELSLAIDESKTPQEYSPQ, from the coding sequence ATGATCACAGGAGATGCTTCATATATTAAAAAGATAAATCGCTCCTTAATTATTAGCAAAATAATTGAGCATGGAACGATATCACGAGCAGACTTAGCAAAGATTACAGGCCTCAATAAAGCAACTATTTCAGTCCAAGCGGCTGATTTGTTAGAAGAACAATTAATTATTGAGACTCAGCAGGAGCATAAGAATTTAGGCAGAAGGCCCATTATGCTTTCTATTAACCATTTAGCTGGATATGCTTTAGGAATCGACTTGGATCATAGTGCTATTACTTTCACCCTTTCAGATTTAAGCGGGACTTCCCTTCACACTCAATCAATGGAGTTGGAAACAACAGATTACAATACAATTCTAGAGCTTTTAGCAAAACAGATTTCGCACTTTAAACAAAAATGTTCACATGCACCCTATGGACTAATTGGAGTGGTCATTGGAATCCATGGAATCGTCAATAACGACGAAACCATTTATTTTGTTCCACACCATCAATGGCATAATAAAGACTTAAAATCAGATTTAATAAATGAAACCGGTGTCAATATTTTTATCGAAAATAATGCGAATCTATGTTCATTTGCGGAAATTGTCTATAAACATTATCATAGTGAAAATTTATTATCGGTTAGTTTGTATTCCGGAATCGGTCTAGGAATTATGGTAAAAAGCAAATTACTTAAAGGCTGCGATGGTTATGCAGGCGAGATTGGCCATATGATTATCGTTCCAGATGGGCTTCCTTGCAGATGTGGAAATTTAGGCTGCTGGGAACAATACGCGTCCGAATCAAGCTTTATGAAACTTTTGTCGACGACACAAAATAAAGCCAATGTCACCTATGAAGATTTACGTGATTGGTTCACGGTGCAGGACCCGGTTACCGATAGGTTAATGAAAGATTATATAAAGTTTCTATCATATGGGCTAAACAATATTATTAATCTTTATAATCCGGAGATTTTAGTGATTAATAGTGAATTACTCCGATTGTATCCAAACGCATTAGAAGAAATTAAAGCGCATCTAACCTCTACTGTAGGTCAGTATCGGAAGCTATTGATTTCAGAATTCGGTAAAAATGCATGCAGTATGGGCGCTTGTGCGTTAGCCATTAAGAACTTTTTGGAAGTTAAAGAGTTAAGTTTAGCTATTGATGAATCCAAAACACCACAAGAGTACAGCCCTCAATAA
- a CDS encoding MFS transporter, with product MSSAKVKNSNQYNTAKLWQIGLFTLNNTSTNLHMFVLGFVTYYATGIAGLAVMLVSSLLMAARLFDGIIDPAIGFIIDKTEGKFGKFTPLIVIGNIISAGTILIIYNVTHHLPEGTQFLFFTAMLIVNKIGYSLQTSVTKAAQTVLTNDPKQRPLYAIFDGIYNAALFTGGQIFVSAFLMAKHGGFNLGLFTELNSYGLLLSAGFAVLAIVGIWSKDKKEYYGLAEEGTQTSLREYWGVIKGNRPLQMLSLSASFDKLATSIGRYSVVGVMMFGILLGDYALSGKIGLITLVPTLLITFLVVGIARKTGLKKSYISSAWIGMLSYLGLIALFLLIEPAAVSLSNIGIATIVFLVLYSLAIGFSSIPTTLVVPMIADVSDYETHKSGRYVPGMMGTIFSFIDQLVSSLAPTIVGAMVGIIGYKEKFPEVGEALTTPLFVITLLVAFGLPALCLVVSITAMKFYKLDNKEMEKIQSGIAEMKAKGKKDNKVAI from the coding sequence ATGTCAAGTGCAAAAGTGAAAAATAGTAATCAATACAACACAGCGAAATTATGGCAAATTGGTTTATTTACATTAAATAATACCTCAACAAATCTCCATATGTTTGTATTAGGATTTGTCACTTATTATGCCACTGGTATAGCTGGGCTCGCAGTAATGCTGGTAAGTTCGCTATTAATGGCTGCACGGTTATTCGATGGTATCATCGATCCTGCGATTGGCTTTATTATTGATAAGACAGAGGGTAAATTTGGTAAGTTTACGCCGCTAATTGTAATAGGTAATATCATTTCTGCTGGTACCATATTAATCATCTATAATGTTACTCATCATTTACCAGAGGGTACACAATTTCTTTTCTTTACTGCGATGTTAATTGTGAATAAAATCGGTTATTCATTGCAAACGAGCGTGACAAAAGCTGCGCAAACGGTATTAACGAATGATCCAAAGCAGCGCCCATTATATGCAATTTTTGATGGAATCTATAATGCAGCACTTTTCACTGGCGGACAAATTTTCGTTTCTGCATTTCTAATGGCAAAGCACGGTGGATTTAATCTTGGTTTATTTACGGAATTAAATAGCTATGGACTTCTACTATCTGCAGGATTTGCGGTACTAGCAATCGTGGGTATTTGGTCTAAAGATAAGAAGGAATACTATGGATTAGCTGAAGAAGGAACTCAAACTTCTCTTCGTGAATATTGGGGTGTTATAAAAGGAAACAGACCATTACAAATGCTTTCTCTATCGGCATCCTTTGATAAACTAGCAACTAGTATCGGTCGTTATTCCGTTGTCGGAGTTATGATGTTTGGTATTTTGCTAGGAGATTATGCATTAAGCGGAAAAATAGGGCTCATTACATTGGTACCAACCTTGTTGATTACATTCTTAGTAGTTGGAATTGCAAGAAAGACAGGTTTAAAGAAATCCTATATTAGTTCGGCTTGGATTGGGATGCTATCCTACTTGGGTTTGATTGCTCTTTTCTTACTAATTGAACCTGCTGCAGTTTCACTATCTAATATTGGAATTGCGACTATAGTTTTCTTAGTCTTATATTCTTTAGCAATTGGCTTTTCAAGTATTCCAACAACGCTTGTTGTTCCAATGATTGCCGATGTTTCAGACTATGAAACACATAAATCTGGACGTTATGTACCAGGAATGATGGGCACGATCTTCTCATTCATCGATCAACTGGTTTCATCTTTAGCCCCAACAATCGTTGGTGCCATGGTTGGTATCATTGGATACAAAGAAAAATTCCCTGAGGTTGGGGAAGCCTTAACAACACCATTGTTTGTTATCACGTTATTAGTAGCATTCGGCTTACCTGCATTATGTTTGGTAGTGTCGATAACAGCCATGAAATTCTATAAACTAGATAATAAAGAAATGGAAAAAATTCAGTCTGGTATTGCCGAAATGAAGGCGAAAGGGAAAAAAGACAATAAAGTTGCAATTTAA
- a CDS encoding lactate racemase domain-containing protein has protein sequence MGILQDLLKDIPVPKMAKVQVKFDNKKIDDLEPVLMEKLQQEHIKSKIKPGMEIAVAVGSRGLDRLVELTAVTVKFLIVLGAKPFIVPSMGSHGGATAEGQREVLAHLGVTEESVGCEIRSSMEVVKIGELPNGLPVYVDQYAANADGMVVINRIKPHTAFRGPVESGIMKMISIGLGKQRGAEACHQLGFKYMAENVPAMAKMIMEKKPFLFGVATIENAFDKVAVVDVLSPEEVIGREADLQAKAKELLPKLYFEQLEVLVIDQIGKNISGDGMDPNITGRYPTPYAHGGPDVNKMVVLGLTPQTEGNANGVGTADFTTQRLVDRMDLEVTYANGLTSTVVAPTKIATTLPNDREAIQAAVKTSNILDFSKVKMVRIKNTLELSEIEVSEALVDYVKQHPNMELISDLYELPFDEKGNLF, from the coding sequence ATGGGCATTCTGCAAGACTTATTAAAGGATATTCCAGTACCAAAGATGGCAAAAGTCCAAGTGAAGTTTGATAATAAAAAAATAGATGATTTAGAGCCAGTATTGATGGAAAAGTTACAGCAAGAACACATAAAGTCAAAAATTAAACCTGGCATGGAAATAGCGGTGGCAGTTGGAAGTCGGGGCCTTGACCGCCTTGTAGAATTAACGGCAGTAACCGTAAAATTTTTAATAGTACTAGGCGCAAAACCATTTATTGTACCAAGTATGGGAAGTCATGGCGGAGCAACTGCAGAAGGGCAACGGGAGGTTTTAGCTCATCTTGGAGTAACAGAAGAGAGTGTGGGCTGTGAAATTCGCTCTTCAATGGAAGTTGTGAAAATTGGAGAACTGCCTAATGGATTACCTGTTTACGTTGACCAATATGCTGCAAACGCAGATGGTATGGTCGTAATCAATCGGATAAAACCGCATACGGCATTCCGTGGACCAGTTGAAAGTGGCATCATGAAGATGATTAGTATTGGATTAGGTAAACAAAGAGGTGCCGAGGCTTGTCATCAATTGGGCTTTAAGTATATGGCAGAAAATGTGCCTGCGATGGCCAAAATGATTATGGAGAAAAAGCCATTCCTTTTTGGGGTTGCAACGATTGAAAATGCATTCGATAAGGTTGCGGTGGTTGATGTACTTTCTCCTGAAGAAGTAATCGGAAGAGAAGCAGACTTGCAGGCAAAAGCAAAGGAATTATTACCAAAGCTTTACTTTGAACAATTAGAAGTCCTTGTCATTGATCAGATCGGGAAAAATATCTCGGGGGATGGTATGGATCCGAACATCACTGGTCGATATCCTACCCCATATGCACACGGTGGGCCAGATGTAAACAAAATGGTCGTTCTCGGTTTAACTCCACAAACGGAGGGTAATGCCAATGGTGTGGGTACAGCCGATTTTACAACTCAGCGTTTAGTTGACAGAATGGACCTAGAAGTAACCTATGCCAATGGGTTAACTTCAACGGTTGTAGCACCGACAAAAATTGCGACTACTTTGCCAAATGACCGTGAAGCGATACAAGCAGCTGTTAAAACAAGTAATATCTTAGATTTCTCAAAAGTTAAAATGGTCCGCATTAAAAATACATTAGAGTTAAGTGAAATTGAAGTATCTGAAGCATTGGTTGATTATGTGAAACAACATCCAAATATGGAGTTGATTTCTGATCTTTATGAACTTCCATTTGATGAAAAAGGAAACTTATTTTAA
- a CDS encoding TRAP transporter substrate-binding protein: protein MISKKITGILAATLLMGSILAACGGKETTNTNSEGNKKEEKPSYTFRLADNQPPDYPTVLGDKKFAELVEERTDGRIKIEVYPSAQLGDEKSVLEQVQLGAIEFTRINSSPLAEFNNQFTPLGLPYVFESEEHLWNFLNGEMGTKLLDGLEQSKMKGLAYYDSGSRSFYSTKPLENVEDLKGQKIRVQQSKINIDFMAALGASATPMPYGEVFSALQTGIIDGAENNLPSLDSSNHYQEAKNLILDHHQRIPEVLLISKVAWDKLSEEDQKIIKQAALDSVETQRAEWDKYEERSEKKLKDAGVTFTEIKDLKPWTNAVKSMVGEYTKEYKEVMDAIEEARP from the coding sequence TTGATCAGTAAAAAGATTACAGGTATTTTAGCCGCAACACTTTTAATGGGTTCAATCCTTGCTGCGTGCGGCGGGAAAGAAACAACGAACACAAATAGCGAGGGGAACAAGAAAGAAGAAAAACCATCCTACACGTTCCGTCTTGCAGACAATCAACCGCCTGATTATCCGACTGTACTTGGTGACAAGAAGTTTGCTGAATTAGTAGAGGAAAGAACGGACGGACGTATCAAAATTGAAGTCTATCCATCTGCACAATTAGGCGATGAAAAATCAGTACTGGAGCAGGTTCAACTTGGAGCCATTGAGTTTACTCGTATCAATTCTAGTCCACTTGCTGAATTCAATAATCAATTTACACCGCTTGGACTTCCTTATGTATTTGAGAGTGAAGAACATCTTTGGAACTTCTTAAATGGAGAAATGGGAACGAAATTACTAGATGGACTTGAGCAATCTAAGATGAAGGGGTTAGCCTATTACGATTCCGGTTCTCGTAGTTTTTACTCTACAAAACCTCTTGAAAATGTAGAGGATTTAAAAGGACAAAAGATTCGTGTACAACAAAGTAAAATCAATATTGATTTCATGGCAGCCTTAGGAGCTAGTGCCACTCCAATGCCTTATGGAGAAGTATTCAGTGCCCTTCAAACAGGAATTATCGATGGAGCAGAAAATAACCTGCCAAGTTTAGATTCATCTAACCATTATCAAGAGGCTAAAAACCTAATACTTGACCATCACCAACGCATTCCTGAGGTTCTATTAATTAGTAAAGTAGCTTGGGATAAGCTTTCAGAAGAAGACCAAAAAATTATTAAGCAAGCAGCACTCGATTCTGTTGAAACGCAAAGAGCAGAGTGGGATAAATATGAAGAACGTTCAGAAAAGAAGTTAAAAGATGCAGGTGTTACATTTACTGAAATCAAAGATCTGAAACCTTGGACAAATGCTGTAAAGTCCATGGTTGGTGAATATACAAAAGAATATAAAGAAGTAATGGATGCGATTGAAGAAGCTCGCCCATAA
- the larE gene encoding ATP-dependent sacrificial sulfur transferase LarE — protein MLTEKYNKLQSILRDMESVVVAFSGGVDSTFLLKAAVDTLGTERVLAVTADSETYPSSELEEARVLASKIGVKHQVIETSELAIPGYAENNKNRCYFCKSSLFDHLIPVMEEKGFQNVIYGVIADDMNEHRPGMQAAKEKGIRGPLLEANLFKQEIRELSQQFDLPTWDKPSFACLSSRIAYGEYITKEKLTKVERAESFLKSLRIRQVRVRTHDEIARIEVEPNDMKTVLENHDSIVRELQEYGYKYITLDLLGYQSGSMNKVLS, from the coding sequence TTGCTAACAGAGAAATATAATAAATTACAGTCTATTCTCCGTGACATGGAATCAGTCGTTGTAGCATTCTCAGGTGGTGTTGATAGTACATTTCTACTAAAGGCAGCCGTTGATACACTAGGGACAGAACGTGTTCTAGCCGTCACTGCAGATTCGGAAACGTATCCTTCAAGTGAACTTGAAGAGGCACGAGTGCTCGCAAGTAAAATTGGAGTTAAGCACCAGGTAATTGAAACATCAGAATTAGCGATTCCTGGTTATGCAGAGAATAACAAAAACCGTTGTTACTTTTGCAAAAGTAGTTTATTCGATCATTTAATACCGGTAATGGAAGAAAAGGGATTTCAAAATGTCATTTATGGAGTCATCGCTGATGATATGAATGAACATCGGCCAGGGATGCAGGCTGCTAAGGAGAAGGGTATTCGTGGCCCTTTACTAGAGGCGAATTTATTTAAACAGGAAATTAGAGAACTTTCACAGCAGTTTGATTTGCCAACATGGGATAAACCATCCTTTGCCTGTTTATCTTCTAGGATTGCATATGGGGAATATATTACAAAAGAAAAGCTGACAAAGGTTGAGCGGGCAGAAAGCTTTTTAAAAAGTCTTCGTATCCGCCAAGTAAGAGTTCGGACTCATGATGAAATCGCTAGAATTGAAGTAGAACCGAATGATATGAAGACAGTTCTTGAGAATCATGATTCGATTGTTCGCGAACTTCAAGAATATGGATATAAATATATAACATTAGATTTACTAGGATATCAGAGCGGAAGTATGAACAAGGTATTATCGTAG
- a CDS encoding gluconokinase: protein MSREFVLGLDIGTTSVKACVFDINGKLISDVEKMNNFHYPEQGWSEQSPVEIERSAVLAIKEAIEKAAISKDELITLGFSAAMHSLLCVNEEGSPISPALIWADGRSVAQAEAIKGSIGKSIFSKTGTPIHPMTPFSKLLWMKENNYQPYKEAAYFMSIKEYLLYCWFGQRVIDFSMASATGLFNPATLDWEPELLEMTEISREQLSEIVAPTNVLTGLNREIAAEMGINPEMPFVMGAADGQLANLGIGAILPGEVAVSVGTSGAIRQINKGVKIDENQETFCYSFTADSTIVGGPTNNGGIVLQWLKDLLNDQRDFTDFLRDAEKVAPGAEGILFLPYLNGERAPIWNQRAKGNFYGVSITHKKEHFIRAVLEGITFNLYQIGKALERLAGEPKKIYVNGGLARSPLWLQMMADIFEAEIYVSESHHSAAWGAAWTALVGIGRVDSFEDIKKNIPMGEAVLPNKENSKVYKALYENYSRLAKDMVKYY, encoded by the coding sequence ATGTCAAGAGAGTTTGTATTGGGACTTGATATCGGAACCACTAGTGTAAAAGCATGTGTATTTGACATAAATGGGAAATTAATATCAGACGTCGAGAAAATGAACAACTTTCATTATCCAGAGCAAGGCTGGTCGGAACAAAGTCCAGTGGAAATAGAGCGTTCTGCTGTTCTGGCTATTAAGGAAGCCATTGAAAAAGCGGCAATAAGTAAGGATGAGTTAATAACTCTAGGGTTTTCAGCAGCGATGCACTCACTTCTGTGTGTGAATGAAGAAGGCAGTCCAATTTCTCCTGCCCTTATTTGGGCAGATGGAAGAAGCGTTGCTCAAGCAGAGGCAATAAAAGGAAGTATTGGTAAGAGTATTTTTTCGAAAACAGGTACACCAATTCACCCAATGACCCCATTTAGCAAGCTTTTGTGGATGAAGGAAAATAACTATCAGCCATATAAAGAAGCCGCGTATTTTATGTCCATTAAAGAATATTTACTCTATTGCTGGTTTGGACAAAGGGTAATTGATTTTTCGATGGCGTCGGCAACAGGATTGTTTAATCCAGCTACGCTTGATTGGGAGCCTGAGTTATTAGAGATGACAGAGATTTCTAGGGAACAACTTTCTGAAATTGTTGCCCCTACCAATGTGTTAACAGGTCTTAACAGAGAAATTGCTGCCGAAATGGGAATTAATCCAGAAATGCCCTTTGTAATGGGTGCAGCTGATGGTCAATTGGCAAACCTAGGCATTGGAGCGATACTCCCTGGAGAAGTTGCGGTTTCTGTTGGGACAAGTGGTGCCATCAGGCAAATCAACAAAGGGGTAAAAATTGATGAAAATCAAGAAACCTTTTGTTATTCCTTTACTGCCGATTCAACGATTGTTGGTGGACCAACAAACAATGGCGGTATTGTCTTACAATGGTTAAAAGATCTTCTGAATGACCAAAGGGATTTTACTGATTTCTTGAGGGACGCTGAAAAGGTTGCTCCTGGTGCAGAGGGTATTCTGTTTCTGCCTTATTTAAATGGGGAAAGAGCACCGATATGGAATCAACGTGCCAAGGGCAATTTTTATGGCGTTTCGATTACGCATAAAAAAGAACATTTTATCCGTGCTGTCCTTGAGGGTATTACTTTTAATCTCTATCAAATCGGTAAAGCGCTGGAAAGATTGGCGGGCGAACCGAAAAAAATCTACGTTAACGGTGGATTGGCAAGATCACCACTTTGGCTGCAAATGATGGCGGACATCTTTGAAGCAGAAATTTATGTATCTGAAAGTCATCATAGTGCCGCATGGGGCGCTGCATGGACCGCTTTAGTGGGGATTGGCAGAGTGGATTCTTTCGAAGACATTAAAAAGAATATCCCGATGGGTGAGGCCGTGTTACCGAATAAGGAAAATAGTAAAGTCTATAAAGCACTTTATGAAAACTATTCAAGACTTGCTAAGGATATGGTGAAGTATTATTAA